The stretch of DNA TTGAGTTACCGGATATGACACAGGCTCAGAAAGACCTGCTGAACGAACACCTTCCGGAAAAATTCAAGATCAAATAATTATGCTTATATTGGCGGAGCAGTTGCCCCGCCAATGTGTTTCTCCAAAGGACTTTTCATAGTGATTTAGGTATGCGTTTCAAAAGGATTTTATATACATAAGGGGGTAGATACGGCTGATCGAAATGCAGCCGTGTCAAATAAGATGAAAAAACAAGAAGTTACCTATCAACAACTGTCCAAATTCAGGCGCGCGCTGCTCATCTTTTTATCCGGTGCCGGCAGCGGGATTATCTATGTTCCGATCTATTTAAAAAATGTATTTTACGAACCGCTATTGATGGGGCTCAACATTACCAACGCCCAGCTGGGTTTTTTATCCGGCATGTACGGGATCATGGCGACCATTCTCTATATTCCCTGCGGGATTGTAGCAGATAAGGTCAGACTCAGGACACTGGCGGCCGGCGGCTTTATCAGCACCGCGGCCGTTGTCTACTGGTACGCGTCCCTGCCGTCTTATCCGATTCTGGTTTTAATTTTTGCCGTTATGGCGGTGACGACCATTCTTATTTTCTGGGGATGCCGTTATAAACTGTTGCGCTTTGCCGCGGCCGAAGCGGACTACCCGGCCGTTGTGGGTGTGAGCTACGCGCTGTACGGGCTTGGCGGTCTGGCCATCAACGCTGTTACATTAGCTGTTTTTAACGCCATGCCTGACTATCGGATTGGGGTCAGTGTGTCCTTGGTATTCTTGGCGTCGGTTATCTTAGTGCTGGGTATTATTTCAATCTTTGCGATTCCAAGATTTAAGGACGAGGTCAGCAATGACCCGGACAAAAAATTTAATATTAACGAATTCATTGAGGCGCTCAAGCATCCGGGTGTCTGGCTGGCCAGCGGCACGCTGTTCTTTGTCATGATTGTCTACATGGGCATGAACTACACCACCCCATACCTCACCGACGCGTTTTTAGCGCCGCTGACCCTGGTCAGTATTGTGGGGATGATCCGCTATTACGGGATTGCCATTATTTCCGCGCCGCTGCTGGGCGGAATCGCCAAAAAGGTGAACTCACCCTCCAAAACCATTTTGGTGGTGATGGCCGCCTGCGCGGTCTGCTGTTTTGCTTATTTGATTCTGCCGCAGACCGCAGGCTTTATGATGGTTGCCATTGTCATTACCCTGGTTTTGGGCTTTTTGGCCAACGGCGCTTACGGTGTTGCATCCTCCATTCTGACAGAAACCCATGTGCCGGCCCATATCTTCGGTGCGGCCTCGGGCCTGCTGTCCGTGATCGGATTTTTGCCGGAAAGCTTTATGCACCAGCTGTTTGGCAGCTTCATTGACAATTATGCGCTCAAGGGCTACACCTACATTTTCATTTGTCTGACCGTTAGCGCGGTCATCGCTATTGGTGGCTGTATCGCGACTCAGATTTACATGAAAAAGCACAATGCCAAAGACGCAGAGGCTGTCGAGAGCTAAAAAAGGTTTGATACGTGAGAGGGAGCCTGTGAAAGCAGGCTCCTTATGAAAGAGAGGGGTAAATTATGGAAGGCAATAACCGAAAAAATATTGATAAAATAATGATCGGTGTTGTACTGGCTTTTGTCATTGTCGTATGCGCCTGCTTGTTTGTCAGCCCGGATTGGAGCCGGTGGCTGATTAACAGTGTCAACGCATTTATCGCGACGAATCTTGGATTTGTTTATGTATGGATTGTCTTTATCTCGATTATTTTATGTATTGTTTTAGGGACGAGCAAGTTTAGAAATATTAAGTTGGGCGAAGGTGAAAAGGAATACAGCGAGTTTTCGTGGGCGTCCATGATGTTTTGTGCGTCCATGGCCGCCGGGTTTCTTTATTGGGGCAGTATCGAATGGGTCTTTCACTACATGGAACCGCCGTACGGCGTTGATGCGTTAAGTGCCAGAGCCGCAGAATATGCGGCGACCTTACCGCTTTTCCATTGGGGAATTTCTGCGTGGAGTGTCTATTTGATACCGGCCGTAGCTTTTGCCTTTGTGCATTTTAATTTAAAACAGGAAAAATTTGATGTTGCCAATGTCTGCCGTGAAATTCTCGGAGACCGGGTCGATGGCCCTTTAGGAAAAGTTATCAATATTTTCTTTATTTTTGGTCTTTTAGGTGGTGTCGGGACAGCCCTCGGCATTGGGTCGCCCTTGGTTTCCGCCTGCCTCAACAAGCTTTTTGGCATTGAGGACACGCCGGTGCTGCGGTTTGGGGTAATGGTTCTGGTCACCTGTATTTTTACCATCAGCGCCTACAAGGGGATCAAACGCGGCATCAAGATCCTGAGTGATATTAATATTTTTCTGATGCTGGCCACGGTGGTTATCCTCTTTATCCTTGGCAATACCACCTTTATCATAAAAATGCAGACCACCTCTCTGGGCATCATGCTCCAGGAATTTGTGCATATGAGTACATATATGGATCCCGTTAACAATAGCGGACATCCTGAAAAATGGATTGTTTTTTACTGGGCCTGGTGGATGTCCTATTCAATTTTTATGGGATTGTTTATCGCGAAAATCTCTAAGGGCAGAACCATTAAGCAGGTTATTTTCGGGGGCCTGGGCTATGGCTTTTTAGGATCCTTTGTATTTTTCTCCATTTTCGGGAATTTCTTTATGGATCAGCAGCTCAGCGGCGCGTACGATGTGGTCAAGGGCGTAACGGAGAACGGCGGTCCGGCCACGGTAGTCGATGTTTTCAGCAAGCTACCCATCGGAACACTGTTTGTGGTGGCTATCCTGATCACCTCCATTATCTCCATGGCGACCAACTTTGACTCTGCGGCCTATACTCTGGCCATGGTTTCATCAAAAAAAATTCAGCTGGGGGAACGGCCCAGTAAAAGGCTGACGATCTTCTGGGCCTTTTGCATGGCGGCGATCCCAATGGTGCTGATGGTCTTTGGCGGTTCGCTTGCGGAGCTGCAGACCCTGTCAATCATCATGGCGCTGCCGACCTGTCTGGTGTACATCATTATTATTATCAGCTGTTTTAAAATGCTTGAAAAATACTATGAAGAAA from Eubacterium sp. 1001713B170207_170306_E7 encodes:
- a CDS encoding MFS transporter; its protein translation is MKKQEVTYQQLSKFRRALLIFLSGAGSGIIYVPIYLKNVFYEPLLMGLNITNAQLGFLSGMYGIMATILYIPCGIVADKVRLRTLAAGGFISTAAVVYWYASLPSYPILVLIFAVMAVTTILIFWGCRYKLLRFAAAEADYPAVVGVSYALYGLGGLAINAVTLAVFNAMPDYRIGVSVSLVFLASVILVLGIISIFAIPRFKDEVSNDPDKKFNINEFIEALKHPGVWLASGTLFFVMIVYMGMNYTTPYLTDAFLAPLTLVSIVGMIRYYGIAIISAPLLGGIAKKVNSPSKTILVVMAACAVCCFAYLILPQTAGFMMVAIVITLVLGFLANGAYGVASSILTETHVPAHIFGAASGLLSVIGFLPESFMHQLFGSFIDNYALKGYTYIFICLTVSAVIAIGGCIATQIYMKKHNAKDAEAVES
- a CDS encoding BCCT family transporter, with translation MEGNNRKNIDKIMIGVVLAFVIVVCACLFVSPDWSRWLINSVNAFIATNLGFVYVWIVFISIILCIVLGTSKFRNIKLGEGEKEYSEFSWASMMFCASMAAGFLYWGSIEWVFHYMEPPYGVDALSARAAEYAATLPLFHWGISAWSVYLIPAVAFAFVHFNLKQEKFDVANVCREILGDRVDGPLGKVINIFFIFGLLGGVGTALGIGSPLVSACLNKLFGIEDTPVLRFGVMVLVTCIFTISAYKGIKRGIKILSDINIFLMLATVVILFILGNTTFIIKMQTTSLGIMLQEFVHMSTYMDPVNNSGHPEKWIVFYWAWWMSYSIFMGLFIAKISKGRTIKQVIFGGLGYGFLGSFVFFSIFGNFFMDQQLSGAYDVVKGVTENGGPATVVDVFSKLPIGTLFVVAILITSIISMATNFDSAAYTLAMVSSKKIQLGERPSKRLTIFWAFCMAAIPMVLMVFGGSLAELQTLSIIMALPTCLVYIIIIISCFKMLEKYYEENHKI